In the Setaria italica strain Yugu1 chromosome VI, Setaria_italica_v2.0, whole genome shotgun sequence genome, one interval contains:
- the LOC101772209 gene encoding E3 ubiquitin-protein ligase UPL5 has product MATPGAAASEPDHGAPPTAAVQLLLRNIDSRTTVIRARREDTVGSVLDRLGNGVPPRGGELRAVHAGRELPRGATVGELGLPWDATIHVSYRLLSTPHADAWRLASEITAAARVAATATGGQQQPHEAAPLEKLVRRFLDSAGAAQQRRSHSALGPVADHLDIFLRSGAPGVLVQLYHSNDEHRRAVAERAIRCFLCPDAPSGKGIVRAWTAPVLLEFCGSIATGARTGDSLYTALRSMLATVLSDPEWTPERWHGVSWRRVAEQSTRLAGEMAKGIIQEIATAYRSCWSRPAAATRNLVEFKAFWSVLRRQVLELDDDRIQPWRKLLSQILEYLLRSVKDCMARFEMSLPPAPPPGHRHTSSSSALPKWTASLHSVWAVLAELDDWPDLHHAMRATLAAHARAVTALVLSAGSEFIENIRWITRHRDLLEFDARRHLAMAMLPELVRGTDARPPYELLVDRARLLPDSFGYIVHATPQELGAAMSVAFKHEQATGPGVLREWFCLVCQALFNPRVVLFSACPHDRRRFFINPTSVVDPLHLEYFEFAGRMIALALRHKIHVGVYFDRTLFLQLAGRPITLEDIADTDPSLHASCKKILEMDPGLVDSNTLELTFVREDEVLGSRTVTELFPGGKDIAVTSENRCKYIDLLIQDRFVNCTRRQLAYFAAGFRTMFDKWKPWTEFFASLDNEDFDQMLGGSKGTIDVNQWRAHTDYRGYKEKDRQIKWFWKAVENMTVEQQGRLLFFWTSVKCLPSDGFWGLGCRLFIYRASSSRDHLPTSQTCFYHLHLPAYTSSSMMQSRLRVIVQEHVSSGFGAS; this is encoded by the exons ATGGCtacgcccggcgccgccgcgtcggagCCCGATCACGGcgccccgcccaccgccgccgtccagctccTGCTTCGCAACATCGACTCCCGGACCACCGTGATCCGGGCGCGGCGGGAGGACACCGTGGGCTCGGTCCTCGACCGCCTCGGCAACGGCGTCCCCCCGCGCGGGGGCGAGCTGCGGGCCGTCCACGCCGGCCGGGAGCTCCCGCGCGGGGCGACGGTCGGGGAGCTCGGCCTCCCCTGGGACGCCACGATCCACGTCTCCTACCGGCTCCTCTCCACCCCGCACGCCGACGCGTGGCGCCTCGCGTCCGAGATCACCGCCGCGGCCAGGGTCGCCGCCACCGCGACGGgcggccagcagcagccgcacgAGGCCGCGCCCCTCGAGAAGCTCGTCAGGAGGTTCCTCGAttcggccggcgccgcccaaCAGAGGAGATCGCACAGCGCCCTGGGGCCCGTCGCCGACCACCTGGACATCTTCCTCCGCAGCGGCGCCCCCGGCGTGCTCGTCCAGCTCTACCACTCCAACGACGAGCACCGCCGCGCCGTAGCCGAGCGCGCCATCCGGTGCTTCCTGTGCCCCGACGCCCCGTCGGGGAAGGGCATTGTCAGGGCGTGGACGGCGCCGGTGCTCTTGGAGTTCTGCGGGTCCATCGCCACCGGTGCGCGCACGGGCGACTCGCTCTACACTGCCTTGCGAAGCATGCTCGCGACGGTGCTCTCCGACCCCGAGTGGACGCCGGAGCGCTGGCACGGCGTGTCgtggcggcgggtggccgaGCAGTCGACCCGGCTTGCTGGGGAGATGGCGAAAGGTATTATCCAAGAGATCGCCACGGCGTACAGGAGCTGCTGGAGCCGCCCAGCGGCAGCTACGAGAAACTTGGTCGAGTTCAAGGCATTCTGGTCCGTGCTGCGTCGCCAGGTGCTTGAGCTGGACGACGACCGCATTCAGCCTTGGAGAAAGCTTCTGAGCCAGATACTGGAATACCTGCTGAGGAGCGTTAAAGACTGCATGGCCAGGTTCGAGATGAgcttgccgccggcgccgccgccggggcacaGGCATACCTCGTCGTCGAGCGCGCTGCCCAAGTGGACGGCCTCGCTGCACAGCGTTTGGGCCGTCCTAGCCGAGCTGGACGACTGGCCGGATCTCCACCACGCTATGCGAGCCACGCTGGCGGCGCACGCGAGAGCAGTCACCGCGCTCGTGCTGAGCGCCGGGAGCGAGTTCATTGAGAACATCCGCTGGATCACCAGGCACAGAGACCTCCTCGAGTTCGACGCACGGAGGCACCTGGCCATGGCAATGCTGCCGGAACTCGTCAGGGGTACCGACGCGCGGCCGCCCTACGAACTGCTTGTCGATCGGGCGCGGCTGCTGCCGGACTCGTTCGGGTACATTGTTCATGCGACGCCCCAGGAGCTAGGCGCTGCCATGTCTGTGGCGTTCAAGCACGAGCAAGCCACCGGTCCCGGCGTGCTAAGGGAGTGGTTCTGCTTGGTGTGTCAGGCGCTGTTCAACCCACGCGTTGTTCTCTTCTCAGCGTGTCCACATGACAGGAGAAGGTTTTTCATCAATCCAA CATCTGTTGTGGATCCACTGCACCTGGAGTACTTTGAATTTGCAGGGCGGATGATTGCATTGGCCTTGAGGCACAAAATACATGTGGGAGTATACTTTGACCGGACATTGTTCTTGCAATTAGCTGGGAGACCTATTACACTGGAGGATATTGCGGACACAGATCCATCCCTGCATGCAAGCTGCAAAAAGATCCTAGAAATGGATCCGGGTCTTGTGGATTCAAACACATTGGAACTAACATTTGTTCGAGAAGATGAGGTGTTGGGGTCTAGGACAGTCACCGAGCTCTTCCCTGGAGGGAAAGATATTGCTGTTACTAGTGAGAATAGATGCAAGTACATCGATCTGCTGATTCAAGATAGGTTCGTGAACTGCACCAGACGTCAACTAGCTTATTTTGCTGCAGGATTTCGTACTATGTTCGACAAATGGAAACCCTGGACAGAGTTCTTTGCGAGTTTGGATAATGAAGATTTTGATCAGATGTTGGGTGGTAGCAAGGGCACTATAGATGTGAACCAGTGGAGAGCTCATACTGACTACCGTGGATACAAAGAAAAAGATCGCCAAATCAAATGGTTCTGGAAG GCCGTGGAAAACATGACGGTCGAACAGCAGGGGAGGCTACTTTTCTTCTGGACCTCAGTGAAATGTTTGCCGTCAGATGGTTTCTGGGGACTGGGGTGCAGGCTGTTCATATACAGGGCCTCCAGCTCCCGCGACCATCTCCCCACTTCGCAAACCTGCTTCTACCACCTCCATCTGCCAGCTTACACTTCATCCAGCATGATGCAAAGCCGGCTGCGTGTGATCGTTCAGGAACATGTGAGCAGCGGCTTTGGTGCGTCATAG
- the LOC101769120 gene encoding glycerophosphodiester phosphodiesterase GDPDL4 isoform X2, with amino-acid sequence MRRGRGHGGGGVSASLAALLCCGCVMVLAGAAAAQGPRLPSAYKTLRGDAPRVVAKGGFSGVFPDSSSDAYSFALIASAPGTTLWCDVQLTKDGVGVCLRDINMNNCTNVAHTYQARKRTYVIDGVRKNGWFALDFTKDELQSVSLTQAIWSRTYRFDSVGYSILSVTDLLSIVKQPSVWLNVQHDTFYKEHGLNMRNYILSIQKRVSVDYISSPELGFLQNISGTVHRKTKLVFSFLDKSLLDHSINQTYGSLLSNLTLIKSIASGIMVPKTYIWPVTKDNYLQPSTSIVAEAHNAGLEIYASDFANDRIIPYNYSYDPLAEYLNFISDGGFSVDGVLSEHPITASEAIGCFANLNSSETGHGEPLVISHNGASGDYPDCTDLAYNSAINDGADVIDCPVQVTSDGVLMCMSSINLLDTTNVQGTTFSSLSSVVPEIQATAGIFTFNLTWDDINSSTLKPKISSPVSDYYLVRNPRYTNQGKFLNLSDFLAIGMDKDLSGVMIIIENAAFVAKSLGIDIVDSVNAALSAAGYDNQTTKQVLIQSKDSAVLVKLKQQKTKCKLVYTLPLGIGDASTSSLEAMKKFADAVVVDRKSVFTLSQDFAIRQNSLVKDLQSAGLAVYAQVFRNEFVSQPLDFFADETVEINYYVQSFNLSGIITDFPKTVRRYKSKKHLYRFGK; translated from the exons ATGAGGAGGGGTAGAGgacatggaggaggaggggtatCCGCGTCCCTCGCCGCGCTGCTGTGCTGCGGCTGCGTCATGGTCCTCGCCGGCGCAGCCGCCGCGCAGGGGCCCCGGCTTCCCTCCGCGTACAAAACCCTAAGAG GTGATGCTCCACGAGTTGTGGCCAAAGGCGGGTTCTCAGGAGTGTTTCCCGACTCCAGCTCAGATGCCTACTCCTTTGCGTTGATCGCCAGCGCACCCGGTACAACTCTGTGGTGTGACGTCCAGCTGACAAAGGATGGCGTTGGAGTCTGCCTTCGGGACATAAACATGAATAATTGCACCAACGTCGCCCACACTTACCAGGCGAGAAAGCGGACCTATGTCATCGATGGCGTGCGGAAAAATGGATGGTTTGCTCTGGACTTTACCAAGGATGAGCTTCAGTCTGTTTCTT TAACACAAGCAATTTGGTCTCGCACCTACAGATTCGATTCTGTCGGATATTCTATCCTCTCTGTCACAGACTTGCTGTCCATTGTCAAGCAGCCTTCTGTTTGGTTGAATGTTCAG CATGACACCTTCTACAAAGAACATGGTTTGAACATGAGGAACTACATACTTTCCATCCAAAAGCGTGTATCTGTGGATTATATCTCGTCACCTGAACTTGGCTTCCTCCAAAATATATCTGGAACAGTTCATCGCAAAACAAAGCTTGTGTTTAGCTTTCTTGATAAATCCCTCTTGGATCATTCTATAAACCAAACATATGGTTCACTTTTGAGTAACCTAACGCTTATTAAGTCTATTGCATCTGGCATAATGGTCCCGAAGACATACATTTGGCCAGTGACAAAGGATAACTATCTACAGCCGTCCACATCAATTGTCGCCGAAGCCCACAATGCAGGGCTGGAAATATATGCCTCTGATTTTGCAAATGATAGAATTATTCCCTATAACTACAGTTATGATCCATTGGCAGAATACCTAAACTTTATCAGCGATGGTGGCTTCTCTGTTGATGGTGTATTGTCAGAACACCCTATTACTGCATCAGAGGCTATTG GTTGCTTCGCTAATCTGAATTCAAGTGAGACTGGTCATG GGGAACCCTTAGTTATCTCGCATAATGGTGCTAGTGGAGATTATCCAGACTGTACGGACCTGGCCTACAATAGTGCAATTAATGATGGCGCAGATGTCATTGATTGTCCTGTTCAAGTGACAAGTGATGGAGTTCTTATGTGCATGAGTTCCATTAACCTGCTTGATACCACGAATGTGCAGGGAACAACTTTCAGCTCTCTTAGTTCTGTTGTTCCAGAAATTCAGGCTACAGCAGGAATCTTCACATTCAACCTTACTTGGGATGACATTAATAGTAGCACCTTAAAAC CCAAAATATCTTCCCCAGTGAGTGATTATTATCTTGTAAGGAACCCAAGGTACACAAATCAAGGGAAGTTTCTGAACTTATCTGACTTTCTAGCAATCGGAATGGATAAGGATTTGTCTGGTGTCATGATCATCATTGAG AATGCTGCATTTGTGGCAAAGTCATTAGGAATTGACATAGTTGATTCTGTAAATGCTGCCTTAAGTGCTGCTGGCTATGATAATCAGACTACCAAGCAAGTTCTGATCCAGTCGAAAGATAGTGCTGTTCTTGTCAAACTGAAGCAGCAGAAAACAAAATGCAAGCTTGTGTACACTCTCCCCTTAGGCATTGGGGATGCTTCTACTTCCTCATTAGAAGCCATGAAGAAGTTTGCTGATGCTGTAGTTGTTGATAGGAAATCTGTTTTTACCTTAAGTCAAGATTTTGCGATCCGACAGAACAGTCTTGTGAAAGATCTACAGTCAGCAGGGCTAGCTGTGTACGCACAGGTGTTCCGGAATGAGTTTGTATCACAACCGTTGGACTTCTTTGCAGATGAAACTGTTGAGATCAATTACTATGTTCAATCATTTAATCTGTCAGGCATCATAACTGACTTCCCGAAGACAGTCAGAAGATACAAAAGTAA AAAACACTTGTACAGGTTTGGGAAATGA
- the LOC101772615 gene encoding E3 ubiquitin-protein ligase UPL5-like, whose product MAMFETSLLLLRQQHGSSSSAVPKWTASLHSVVWAVLAELDAWPDIHEMVGDTLEVHATAVTALVLSAGRELSQNIRWITRHRDVSRVRGAEAPGHGDAAGIRRRQRRATAARDAHRSRLLSDSFGYIALATPRALRAAALVVAFKHEQAAGPGVVREWFCLVCQALFNPCLVLFSPCPHDRRRFFINPTSVVDPLHLQYFKFAGRMIALALRHKIHVGVLFDRTLFLQLAGRPITLDDIADPDPSLHASCKKILEMDPTLVDSDVLGLRFIREVDVLGLRTVTELFPGGKDTSVNSENLYEYINLLIQDSFVNCTRRQLGHFAEGFSSMLGETISQTAFFESLNVEDFDEMLGGSKDSIDVKQWRAHTHHRGYKENDGQVNWFWKVVESMTVEQQRRLLFFWTSVKHLPSDGFLGLDCRLFIFRASSSRDHLPTSQTCFYHLNLPAYTSLSMMQSRLQMVVQEHVSCGFGAS is encoded by the exons ATGGCTATGTTCGAGACGAGCTTGTTGCTGCTGCGCCAGCAGCACGGCTCGTCGTCGAGCGCGGTGCCCAAGTGGACAGCCTCGCTGCACAGCGTTGTTTGGGCCGTCCTGGCCGAGCTGGACGCGTGGCCGGATATCCACGAAATGGTCGGAGACACGTTGGAGGTGCACGCGACGGCGGTCACTGCGCTTGTGCTGAGCGCCGGGAGGGAGCTGAGCCAGAACATCCGCTGGATCACCAGGCACAGGGACGTTTCTCGAGTTCGAGGCGCGGAGGCACCTGGCCATGGCGATGCTGCCGGAATCCGTCGCCGGCAGAgacgcgccaccgccgcacgaGATGCTCATCGTTCGAGGTTGCTCTCCGACTCATTCGGGTACATTGCTCTCGCGACGCCCCGGGCTCTTCGCGCTGCGGCTCTGGTAGTGGCGTTCAAGCACGAGCAAGCCGCCGGCCCTGGCGTGGTGAGAGAGTGGTTCTGCTTGGTGTGCCAGGCCCTGTTCAACCCTTGCCTTGTTCTCTTCTCACCGTGTCCGCATGACAGGCGAAGGTTCTTCATCAATCCAA CATCCGTCGTGGATCCACTGCACCTGCAGTACTTCAAGTTCGCAGGACGGATGATTGCATTAGCCCTGAGGCATAAAATCCATGTGGGAGTTTTATTTGACCGGACATTATTCTTGCAACTAGCTGGAAGACCTATTACGCTGGATGACATTGCGGATCCAGATCCATCCTTGCATGCCAGCTGCAAGAAGATCCTAGAAATGGATCCGACTCTTGTGGATTCAGACGTGTTGGGGCTACGATTCATTCGAGAAGTCGATGTGTTAGGGTTAAGGACGGTGACTGAACTCTTCCCAGGAGGAAAGGATACTTCAGTTAATAGTGAGAATCTATATGAGTACATCAATCTGCTAATTCAAGATAGCTTCGTGAACTGCACCAGACGTCAACTGGGCCATTTCGCTGAAGGATTTAGCAGCATGCTTGGCGAAACGATATCTCAGACAGCGTTCTTCGAGAGTCTGAATGTTGAAGATTTTGACGAGATGCTTGGTGGAAGCAAGGACAGTATAGATGTGAAACAATGGAGAGCTCATACTCACCACCGTGGATACAAAGAAAATGATGGCCAGGTCAACTGGTTCTGGAAG GTTGTGGAAAGCATGACGGTTGAACAGCAAAGGAGGCTGCTCTTCTTCTGGACCTCGGTGAAGCATTTGCCGTCAGATGGTTTCTTGGGGCTCGATTGCAGGCTGTTCATATTTAGGGCCTCCAGTTCCCGCGACCATCTCCCCACCTCGCAAACCTGCTTCTACCACCTCAACCTGCCAGCTTACACTTCGTTAAGCATGATGCAAAGCCGGCTGCAGATGGTCGTTCAGGAACATGTGAGCTGCGGCTTTGGTGCGTCGTAG
- the LOC101769120 gene encoding glycerophosphodiester phosphodiesterase GDPDL4 isoform X1 translates to MRRGRGHGGGGVSASLAALLCCGCVMVLAGAAAAQGPRLPSAYKTLRGDAPRVVAKGGFSGVFPDSSSDAYSFALIASAPGTTLWCDVQLTKDGVGVCLRDINMNNCTNVAHTYQARKRTYVIDGVRKNGWFALDFTKDELQSVSLTQAIWSRTYRFDSVGYSILSVTDLLSIVKQPSVWLNVQHDTFYKEHGLNMRNYILSIQKRVSVDYISSPELGFLQNISGTVHRKTKLVFSFLDKSLLDHSINQTYGSLLSNLTLIKSIASGIMVPKTYIWPVTKDNYLQPSTSIVAEAHNAGLEIYASDFANDRIIPYNYSYDPLAEYLNFISDGGFSVDGVLSEHPITASEAIGCFANLNSSETGHGEPLVISHNGASGDYPDCTDLAYNSAINDGADVIDCPVQVTSDGVLMCMSSINLLDTTNVQGTTFSSLSSVVPEIQATAGIFTFNLTWDDINSSTLKPKISSPVSDYYLVRNPRYTNQGKFLNLSDFLAIGMDKDLSGVMIIIENAAFVAKSLGIDIVDSVNAALSAAGYDNQTTKQVLIQSKDSAVLVKLKQQKTKCKLVYTLPLGIGDASTSSLEAMKKFADAVVVDRKSVFTLSQDFAIRQNSLVKDLQSAGLAVYAQVFRNEFVSQPLDFFADETVEINYYVQSFNLSGIITDFPKTVRRYKKNTCTGLGNDMPNYMQRIDVGSLYQLLQPFKAQPPSVPPMPTLNASSVEEAPLPPVASRNGSGGSSSGAETPGAPPAAAHKATVSTGMLFVMVFTALLI, encoded by the exons ATGAGGAGGGGTAGAGgacatggaggaggaggggtatCCGCGTCCCTCGCCGCGCTGCTGTGCTGCGGCTGCGTCATGGTCCTCGCCGGCGCAGCCGCCGCGCAGGGGCCCCGGCTTCCCTCCGCGTACAAAACCCTAAGAG GTGATGCTCCACGAGTTGTGGCCAAAGGCGGGTTCTCAGGAGTGTTTCCCGACTCCAGCTCAGATGCCTACTCCTTTGCGTTGATCGCCAGCGCACCCGGTACAACTCTGTGGTGTGACGTCCAGCTGACAAAGGATGGCGTTGGAGTCTGCCTTCGGGACATAAACATGAATAATTGCACCAACGTCGCCCACACTTACCAGGCGAGAAAGCGGACCTATGTCATCGATGGCGTGCGGAAAAATGGATGGTTTGCTCTGGACTTTACCAAGGATGAGCTTCAGTCTGTTTCTT TAACACAAGCAATTTGGTCTCGCACCTACAGATTCGATTCTGTCGGATATTCTATCCTCTCTGTCACAGACTTGCTGTCCATTGTCAAGCAGCCTTCTGTTTGGTTGAATGTTCAG CATGACACCTTCTACAAAGAACATGGTTTGAACATGAGGAACTACATACTTTCCATCCAAAAGCGTGTATCTGTGGATTATATCTCGTCACCTGAACTTGGCTTCCTCCAAAATATATCTGGAACAGTTCATCGCAAAACAAAGCTTGTGTTTAGCTTTCTTGATAAATCCCTCTTGGATCATTCTATAAACCAAACATATGGTTCACTTTTGAGTAACCTAACGCTTATTAAGTCTATTGCATCTGGCATAATGGTCCCGAAGACATACATTTGGCCAGTGACAAAGGATAACTATCTACAGCCGTCCACATCAATTGTCGCCGAAGCCCACAATGCAGGGCTGGAAATATATGCCTCTGATTTTGCAAATGATAGAATTATTCCCTATAACTACAGTTATGATCCATTGGCAGAATACCTAAACTTTATCAGCGATGGTGGCTTCTCTGTTGATGGTGTATTGTCAGAACACCCTATTACTGCATCAGAGGCTATTG GTTGCTTCGCTAATCTGAATTCAAGTGAGACTGGTCATG GGGAACCCTTAGTTATCTCGCATAATGGTGCTAGTGGAGATTATCCAGACTGTACGGACCTGGCCTACAATAGTGCAATTAATGATGGCGCAGATGTCATTGATTGTCCTGTTCAAGTGACAAGTGATGGAGTTCTTATGTGCATGAGTTCCATTAACCTGCTTGATACCACGAATGTGCAGGGAACAACTTTCAGCTCTCTTAGTTCTGTTGTTCCAGAAATTCAGGCTACAGCAGGAATCTTCACATTCAACCTTACTTGGGATGACATTAATAGTAGCACCTTAAAAC CCAAAATATCTTCCCCAGTGAGTGATTATTATCTTGTAAGGAACCCAAGGTACACAAATCAAGGGAAGTTTCTGAACTTATCTGACTTTCTAGCAATCGGAATGGATAAGGATTTGTCTGGTGTCATGATCATCATTGAG AATGCTGCATTTGTGGCAAAGTCATTAGGAATTGACATAGTTGATTCTGTAAATGCTGCCTTAAGTGCTGCTGGCTATGATAATCAGACTACCAAGCAAGTTCTGATCCAGTCGAAAGATAGTGCTGTTCTTGTCAAACTGAAGCAGCAGAAAACAAAATGCAAGCTTGTGTACACTCTCCCCTTAGGCATTGGGGATGCTTCTACTTCCTCATTAGAAGCCATGAAGAAGTTTGCTGATGCTGTAGTTGTTGATAGGAAATCTGTTTTTACCTTAAGTCAAGATTTTGCGATCCGACAGAACAGTCTTGTGAAAGATCTACAGTCAGCAGGGCTAGCTGTGTACGCACAGGTGTTCCGGAATGAGTTTGTATCACAACCGTTGGACTTCTTTGCAGATGAAACTGTTGAGATCAATTACTATGTTCAATCATTTAATCTGTCAGGCATCATAACTGACTTCCCGAAGACAGTCAGAAGATACAAAA AAAACACTTGTACAGGTTTGGGAAATGACATGCCCAACTACATGCAGCGCATTGACGTTGGCTCCCTTTACCAGTTACTTCAACCCTTCAAAGCCCAGCCGCCATCTGTGCCGCCAATGCCGACACTGAATGCTTCAAGCGTGGAGGAGGCACCGCTTCCTCCTGTTGCGTCAAGAAATGGGTCCGGTGGTTCCTCAAGTGGCGCCGAAACTCCTGGTgcgcctcctgctgctgctcacaAGGCTACTGTAAGTACTGGCATGCTGTTTGTAATGGTTTTCACAGCTCTTCTGATCTGA